The following are encoded in a window of Saccharothrix longispora genomic DNA:
- a CDS encoding DUF5753 domain-containing protein — protein MTDQRLRRLGEVLKELRKRAGMSQPGFARARVQRSRRWVENQIEVRMLRRQRLLSEEDPLVFHAIMTESALAHASSAQLALIREQAGRDNVTVQLLPWSAGPNDGQMGPFTVLDFPVKMDRSVLYVEHAAGSLHLEDQSKVKVAKLTFTHLSKLALSPAESADRIERLAAER, from the coding sequence GTGACGGACCAACGGCTGCGCAGGCTCGGCGAGGTGCTGAAGGAGCTGCGCAAGCGGGCCGGGATGTCGCAGCCGGGCTTCGCGAGGGCCCGGGTACAGCGGTCGCGGAGGTGGGTGGAGAACCAGATCGAGGTGCGGATGCTGCGCCGTCAGCGGCTGCTGTCGGAGGAGGACCCGCTGGTCTTCCACGCGATCATGACCGAGAGCGCCTTGGCCCACGCCTCGTCGGCGCAGTTGGCGCTCATCCGCGAGCAGGCCGGGCGGGACAACGTCACCGTCCAGCTGCTGCCGTGGAGCGCGGGCCCCAACGACGGCCAAATGGGTCCCTTCACGGTGCTGGACTTCCCGGTGAAGATGGACCGGTCCGTGCTCTACGTCGAGCACGCGGCGGGATCGCTCCACTTGGAGGACCAGTCGAAGGTCAAGGTGGCTAAGCTGACCTTCACCCACCTCTCGAAGCTGGCGCTGTCCCCGGCCGAGTCCGCCGACCGGATCGAGAGGCTGGCGGCGGAGCGATAG
- a CDS encoding DUF397 domain-containing protein, translating into MWRKSSRSNTGGNGNCVEVALDGRAARVRDSKNPSGPTVALGDWAGFLSAAKKGAYDR; encoded by the coding sequence ATGTGGCGCAAGAGCAGCCGTAGCAACACCGGCGGCAACGGGAACTGCGTCGAGGTCGCCCTCGACGGTCGCGCGGCCCGCGTCCGCGACTCCAAGAACCCCTCCGGCCCGACCGTCGCGCTCGGCGACTGGGCCGGCTTCCTGAGCGCCGCCAAGAAGGGCGCGTACGACCGCTGA